The Streptomyces sp. NBC_00691 genome has a segment encoding these proteins:
- a CDS encoding alpha/beta fold hydrolase, which translates to MSRHLTSLTSSRELTAASADGARIHVEVYGPEGAPAVVLAHGWTCSIAFWAEQIRALATDHRVIAYDQRGHGRTPAPAGPSGYATGALADDLEAVLASTLAPGEKAVLAGHSMGGMTLMAAADRPGFREHAAAALLCSTGPSRLTAEATVVPGRPSDRRTRLTRGVLGAKAPLGPVNAVSKKVLKYATMGPGSSPERVDACARIVHACPRGARVGWSRVLSELDLEAGLRALDLPVAVVVGTADRLTPPVHSRAMAEALPQCVGLLELAGMGHMTPVEAPEAVTARIRELTDTYLEVKEKA; encoded by the coding sequence GTGAGCCGGCACCTGACCTCGCTGACCTCGTCCAGGGAACTCACCGCCGCCTCCGCCGACGGCGCCCGGATCCACGTCGAGGTGTACGGCCCCGAGGGCGCGCCCGCCGTCGTCCTCGCCCACGGCTGGACCTGCTCGATCGCCTTCTGGGCCGAGCAGATACGGGCCCTCGCCACCGACCACCGGGTCATCGCCTACGACCAGCGCGGCCACGGCCGGACCCCGGCCCCCGCCGGGCCGTCCGGCTACGCCACCGGGGCGCTCGCCGACGACCTCGAAGCGGTCCTCGCGAGCACCCTCGCCCCCGGCGAGAAGGCCGTCCTCGCCGGTCACTCCATGGGCGGCATGACCCTGATGGCCGCGGCCGACCGGCCGGGCTTCCGGGAGCACGCGGCGGCCGCGCTGCTCTGCTCCACCGGGCCCTCGCGGCTCACCGCCGAGGCCACCGTCGTACCGGGCCGGCCGAGCGACCGGCGCACCCGGCTGACCCGGGGTGTCCTCGGCGCGAAGGCGCCGCTCGGGCCCGTCAACGCCGTCTCGAAGAAGGTCCTCAAGTACGCCACGATGGGCCCCGGTTCGTCGCCCGAGAGGGTCGACGCCTGCGCCCGGATCGTGCACGCCTGCCCGCGCGGGGCCCGCGTCGGCTGGTCCAGGGTCCTCTCCGAGCTCGACCTCGAAGCGGGCCTGCGGGCGCTCGACCTGCCCGTCGCGGTCGTCGTCGGCACCGCCGACCGGCTCACCCCGCCCGTCCACTCCCGCGCCATGGCCGAGGCCCTTCCGCAGTGCGTGGGGCTGCTCGAACTGGCGGGCATGGGGCACATGACACCGGTGGAGGCCCCCGAGGCCGTCACCGCGCGGATCCGTGAACTGACCGACACGTACCTGGAAGTGAAGGAGAAGGCATGA
- a CDS encoding SDR family oxidoreductase translates to MSRVSLEGQVAVVTGGARGVGELLARKLSARGAKIALVGLEPEQLKEVAGRLHTEADWWHADVTDHEAMARVAAEVKERFGKVDIVVANAGVAAGGPFVESDPGAWRRVIEVNLIGGAVTGRAFLPVLMESRGYFLQIASLAALTPAPMMTAYCASKSGVEAFAHSLRAEVAYKGVRVGVGYLSWTDTDMVRGADEDDVMRELRQRLPWPANRTYPLGPAVDRIVAGIERRSPHVYAQWWLRGMQSVRGYLPGMIATVGQREMRRFEPRLGSVSKGLVGAGGAADEEARTGGPAAR, encoded by the coding sequence ATGAGCCGGGTGAGCCTGGAAGGACAGGTCGCGGTCGTCACCGGAGGCGCCCGCGGCGTCGGGGAGCTCCTCGCCCGCAAGCTGTCCGCGCGCGGTGCGAAGATCGCGCTCGTCGGCCTGGAGCCGGAGCAGCTCAAGGAGGTCGCCGGCCGGCTGCACACCGAGGCCGACTGGTGGCACGCCGACGTCACCGACCACGAGGCGATGGCCAGGGTCGCGGCCGAGGTGAAGGAACGGTTCGGGAAGGTCGACATCGTCGTCGCCAACGCGGGCGTCGCGGCGGGCGGTCCCTTCGTGGAGTCGGACCCGGGCGCCTGGCGGCGGGTCATCGAGGTCAACCTGATCGGCGGCGCGGTGACGGGACGGGCGTTCCTGCCGGTCCTCATGGAGTCGCGGGGGTACTTCCTCCAGATCGCCTCGCTCGCCGCGCTGACCCCCGCACCGATGATGACGGCGTACTGCGCGTCCAAGTCGGGCGTCGAGGCCTTCGCGCACAGCCTGCGCGCCGAGGTCGCCTACAAGGGGGTGAGGGTCGGCGTCGGCTACCTCTCCTGGACCGACACGGACATGGTGCGGGGCGCCGACGAGGACGACGTCATGCGGGAGCTGCGCCAGCGGCTGCCGTGGCCGGCGAACCGCACGTACCCCCTCGGCCCGGCCGTCGACCGGATCGTCGCGGGGATCGAGCGGCGCTCCCCGCACGTGTACGCGCAGTGGTGGCTGCGCGGCATGCAGTCGGTCCGCGGCTACCTGCCGGGGATGATCGCTACCGTCGGGCAGCGTGAGATGAGGCGTTTCGAGCCGCGCCTCGGCTCGGTGTCCAAGGGTCTGGTGGGCGCGGGCGGTGCCGCCGACGAGGAGGCGCGGACGGGCGGTCCGGCGGCGCGCTGA